One window of the Methanobacteriaceae archaeon genome contains the following:
- a CDS encoding asparagine synthetase B, translating to MCGIAAIIGENAHLKLYDMLHTLQHRGPDGTGAWVDGNLVYGDLSEIDIPPGFRAIGHNLLSIVGDQEKQPLISGNIILTCNGEIYNYHELRFELEKDFDYDFITKSDSEVISALINIYYDGKLSDCIPPVLERLDGDYAFVAYDGKDLVAVRDPVGVKPIYYGSNDHYLGLASERKALQKVGINDTHSLPPNYMLHNQELVSLPERFSWKDGLSNSQLFHQSHQKSQDEIKKSTDTYGKYPGKNYLKKILRNMLIKSVEKRVRGLENIGILFSGGVDSTILAVLCADLGVHAELYAVGSEGSSDLKFAEKIAEHMHLPIHITKVDEKMVREYTPLVLNAIEEWNLMKLGVGMTAYLAAAMANEDGFRVMLSGQGADELFAGYHRYLNFYHEKGEEAQEDLKGDVENLYHVNLERDDKVTMARSVELRVPYLDLDIINLAMLIPMKYKICGQGDALRKRILREVALDLGVPNEVVKRPKKAAQYGSGIDKILRKKIIKDHHYMDQLKKSFKFIDI from the coding sequence ATGTGCGGGATAGCGGCTATTATCGGGGAAAATGCTCATCTTAAATTGTATGACATGCTCCACACCCTTCAACATAGAGGACCTGATGGTACAGGTGCCTGGGTAGATGGGAACCTTGTCTATGGAGACCTGTCTGAAATAGATATACCTCCAGGTTTTAGAGCAATAGGGCACAACTTACTGTCAATTGTGGGTGATCAAGAAAAACAACCACTGATAAGTGGTAATATAATCTTAACTTGTAATGGTGAGATATACAACTATCATGAACTCAGATTTGAACTTGAAAAGGATTTTGATTACGATTTTATAACAAAAAGCGACTCGGAAGTAATTTCAGCTCTTATTAATATATATTATGATGGTAAATTATCAGATTGCATTCCTCCAGTATTAGAACGTCTTGATGGAGATTATGCCTTTGTTGCCTATGATGGTAAAGACCTGGTGGCTGTCAGGGATCCGGTAGGTGTAAAACCCATTTACTATGGTTCAAATGATCATTATTTGGGATTAGCATCTGAAAGGAAAGCCCTGCAGAAAGTGGGGATAAATGACACACATAGTTTACCACCAAACTATATGCTGCATAATCAGGAGTTAGTATCTTTACCTGAAAGGTTTTCCTGGAAAGATGGACTTTCTAACAGTCAATTATTTCATCAATCACACCAAAAATCCCAGGATGAAATTAAAAAGTCTACGGATACCTATGGTAAATATCCTGGTAAAAATTATTTAAAAAAGATTTTAAGAAATATGCTCATTAAATCTGTTGAAAAAAGAGTGAGGGGATTGGAAAATATTGGGATACTTTTCTCTGGAGGGGTTGATAGCACCATTCTTGCTGTGTTGTGTGCTGATCTGGGAGTCCATGCTGAGCTTTATGCTGTGGGAAGTGAAGGTTCTTCTGACCTTAAATTTGCAGAAAAAATAGCTGAACACATGCACTTGCCCATCCACATCACTAAGGTTGATGAAAAGATGGTGAGAGAATACACTCCCCTTGTATTAAATGCCATAGAAGAGTGGAACTTGATGAAATTAGGGGTGGGGATGACTGCATATCTGGCAGCAGCCATGGCAAATGAGGATGGTTTTCGGGTGATGCTCTCGGGCCAGGGTGCAGATGAACTCTTCGCTGGTTACCACCGCTATCTTAATTTTTACCATGAAAAAGGAGAAGAAGCCCAGGAAGACCTTAAGGGTGATGTTGAAAATCTTTACCATGTTAATCTGGAGCGTGATGATAAAGTAACCATGGCCCGAAGTGTAGAACTAAGGGTTCCCTATCTGGATTTGGATATTATAAATTTAGCCATGCTGATACCTATGAAATACAAGATCTGTGGCCAGGGTGATGCTCTTCGCAAACGCATTTTACGAGAAGTAGCCCTTGATCTTGGGGTGCCCAATGAAGTTGTTAAAAGACCAAAAAAGGCTGCTCAATATGGTTCCGGCATTGATAAAATACTTAGAAAAAAGATCATCAAGGATCATCATTACATGGACCAGCTGAAAAAATCCTTTAAATTTATAGACATTTAA
- the gatC gene encoding Asp-tRNA(Asn) amidotransferase subunit GatC: MKIEKEAEKILQSFSEALKDIPDLEETHYMVDNVNLSREDCAKQKDSEKIMRNTRVDEDGNLIVEKGKWVK, encoded by the coding sequence TTGAAGATCGAAAAAGAGGCAGAGAAAATATTACAAAGTTTTTCTGAGGCATTGAAAGACATACCTGATTTGGAAGAAACCCATTACATGGTGGACAACGTTAACCTCTCACGTGAAGACTGTGCTAAGCAAAAGGATTCTGAGAAAATCATGAGAAACACCCGTGTGGATGAGGATGGGAATCTTATTGTAGAGAAAGGAAAGTGGGTAAAATGA
- a CDS encoding amino acid-binding protein, giving the protein MRLNLVLDLPDVPGQLMEALEPMGRLGANIVAVIHQRDFKTERGTVPVQITIEGDKETLDKVMDALESKDIQILEVDNVLRKEQISTILVGDIIEEDMQNTMAYLNQLEGVRVADLDLKMSDNPKNSATKMVMEADFGLKNEVLKKVKELGAKKGFLVINEI; this is encoded by the coding sequence ATGAGATTAAATTTAGTACTGGATTTGCCAGACGTTCCAGGACAATTAATGGAAGCATTAGAACCCATGGGAAGATTAGGAGCCAACATAGTTGCGGTTATCCACCAGAGAGATTTTAAAACAGAACGTGGAACTGTTCCAGTTCAGATAACCATTGAGGGTGATAAGGAAACCCTGGATAAGGTAATGGATGCATTGGAATCTAAGGATATCCAGATACTGGAAGTAGACAATGTCCTGCGTAAGGAACAGATCAGCACCATCCTGGTGGGAGATATTATAGAAGAAGATATGCAGAACACCATGGCCTATTTAAACCAGTTAGAAGGAGTCAGAGTGGCTGATCTCGACCTTAAAATGTCTGATAACCCTAAAAACTCAGCCACTAAAATGGTTATGGAAGCAGATTTTGGACTCAAAAATGAAGTCCTTAAAAAGGTTAAAGAATTAGGTGCCAAGAAAGGTTTCCTGGTTATTAATGAAATCTAA
- a CDS encoding homoserine dehydrogenase: MKLMKIIILGFGAVGRGVARVISMKKEYLKSRYDLDLEIVAVTDSSGASINPEGLDEELLLQIKEEKGEISLYPHYGAPGMESLQVLDEVDYDCLVEVTPTDIDDGEPGHSHIIKAMQDGKDVVTSNKGPLALSFQELAECAHSNGVEFKFEASVGGAMPIINFAHETLAGCNIESIYGILNGTTNYILSRMANEGSSYEQTLKEAQEMGIAETNPYQDVEGIDAACKIVILANSILNLPVTLKDVEVEGISRITSESIALAKKEGLLIKLIGEASPDSLEVSPRLVRQGSPLDVEGTLNVATVKTDLADDVTVVGKGAGSVETASAILSDIISIWKTRR; encoded by the coding sequence GTGAAATTAATGAAAATTATTATTTTAGGTTTCGGAGCAGTGGGTCGTGGTGTTGCCCGTGTAATATCCATGAAAAAAGAATACTTGAAGAGCAGATATGACCTTGATCTTGAAATTGTAGCAGTAACTGATAGTTCAGGGGCATCCATAAACCCAGAAGGCTTGGATGAAGAATTACTTCTCCAAATCAAGGAGGAAAAAGGTGAAATTTCCCTTTATCCCCATTATGGTGCTCCTGGTATGGAAAGTCTGCAGGTTCTGGATGAGGTAGATTATGATTGTCTGGTGGAAGTTACACCCACTGATATTGATGATGGTGAACCCGGCCACAGCCATATTATAAAAGCCATGCAAGATGGTAAAGATGTGGTAACATCCAATAAAGGTCCGCTAGCATTATCCTTCCAGGAACTGGCAGAATGCGCCCATTCCAATGGTGTGGAATTCAAATTTGAAGCGTCTGTGGGGGGTGCCATGCCCATAATAAACTTCGCCCATGAAACCCTGGCAGGATGCAACATTGAATCAATATATGGAATATTAAATGGAACAACCAATTATATCCTTTCACGGATGGCTAATGAGGGTTCATCTTATGAACAAACCCTTAAAGAAGCTCAGGAAATGGGAATCGCTGAAACCAACCCTTATCAGGATGTAGAGGGTATTGATGCTGCCTGTAAAATCGTTATACTGGCTAACTCTATACTTAACCTACCAGTTACTCTTAAAGATGTTGAAGTGGAAGGTATATCCAGGATAACATCTGAATCAATTGCACTGGCTAAAAAGGAAGGTTTGCTCATTAAGCTCATTGGTGAAGCTTCTCCTGATTCTCTGGAAGTATCACCACGCCTGGTTCGCCAGGGATCTCCACTGGATGTGGAGGGAACATTAAACGTTGCCACTGTGAAAACTGACCTGGCAGATGATGTAACTGTGGTTGGTAAAGGTGCTGGTTCCGTGGAAACAGCTTCTGCTATTTTAAGCGATATAATAAGTATCTGGAAAACTCGAAGATGA
- a CDS encoding cofactor-independent phosphoglycerate mutase produces the protein MKYVVVIGDGMTDEPLKELDGETPLERAYTPNMDFIAKNGSCGLLKTVPQGMEPGSDVANLSIMGYDPKKYYTGRGPLEAASIGAQLSDKDVAFRCNFITAEEGNLADFNAGHISTAEASQLIESLNQAFYSYGKFYLGTSYRHLFVFKDKDAASLKSTPPHDVVGEPLNHHLLKPSKHPLSVKLNELMYKSSEVLAEHPVNQKRLDESKKPANMIWLWGQGRKPDMTPFEDIYGLKGATITGVDLIKGIGTYLGLTNIRVPGATGYFDTDYCGKTKYALEALKTHDLIFIHVEAPDEAGHAGDVKEKILAIERIDRRILGKLLEELPSLGDYAIAVLPDHPTPINVRTHTSDPIPYAVYSPHCEADETEGYSEVAVLKSFKNSSKKLREGYKFLKYFLDYPNHRKAL, from the coding sequence ATGAAGTACGTAGTGGTTATTGGGGATGGAATGACCGATGAACCCCTTAAAGAATTAGATGGTGAAACACCCCTAGAACGAGCTTACACTCCTAATATGGATTTTATAGCAAAAAATGGTTCATGTGGCCTTTTGAAAACAGTTCCACAGGGGATGGAACCTGGTTCCGATGTGGCCAACCTTTCCATAATGGGTTATGATCCTAAAAAATACTACACTGGTCGAGGCCCATTGGAAGCTGCCAGTATAGGTGCTCAACTTTCAGATAAGGATGTTGCATTTCGCTGTAACTTTATAACTGCAGAAGAGGGAAATCTAGCTGATTTTAATGCAGGACACATCAGCACTGCCGAGGCATCCCAACTAATAGAATCCTTAAACCAAGCATTTTACTCTTATGGGAAATTTTATCTGGGAACCAGTTACCGACATTTATTCGTCTTTAAAGATAAAGACGCTGCTTCCCTTAAATCAACACCACCCCATGATGTGGTGGGAGAACCATTAAACCATCATCTCCTTAAACCATCAAAACACCCATTGTCAGTTAAGCTAAATGAATTAATGTACAAATCTTCAGAGGTCCTGGCTGAACACCCTGTTAATCAGAAAAGATTAGATGAAAGTAAAAAGCCCGCTAACATGATCTGGTTATGGGGGCAGGGTAGGAAACCAGATATGACCCCTTTTGAAGATATTTACGGTCTTAAAGGTGCAACCATAACTGGTGTGGATCTTATTAAAGGAATTGGAACTTATCTGGGACTTACCAACATCCGTGTTCCTGGTGCCACAGGCTACTTTGACACTGATTACTGTGGAAAAACCAAATACGCCCTGGAAGCCCTGAAAACCCATGATCTGATTTTCATACACGTGGAGGCTCCTGATGAAGCAGGACACGCTGGAGACGTTAAAGAGAAAATTCTGGCCATTGAACGCATCGACCGCCGAATACTTGGAAAACTTTTAGAAGAACTCCCCTCACTAGGTGATTATGCCATAGCAGTACTACCTGACCATCCCACACCCATTAATGTTAGGACCCATACCTCAGATCCCATCCCTTATGCAGTGTATTCTCCCCATTGTGAAGCTGATGAAACTGAAGGTTACAGTGAAGTAGCAGTTCTAAAAAGTTTTAAAAACAGTTCTAAAAAGTTAAGGGAAGGATACAAGTTTTTGAAATACTTCCTTGATTATCCAAACCACAGAAAGGCGTTATAA
- a CDS encoding DUF1727 domain-containing protein has protein sequence MPGKVAMTIHPHILKIINERCHKKILITGTNGKTTTNNLLNFIFRREFRSVLSNLRGANMPQGLVSAFLHHRKKEYDWGIFEVDEGSFERVTEYVKPDYVLVTNFFRDQLDRYGEIEKAFQDILEALEPLETTLILNADDPLVSNFRKLNKKNIYYGVNRNQYSTSQQGIVESRFCPACSSYLEYSYYNYGQLGGYKCPDCGFENPPYDYNIAEINYKDHQYHFQFKKRGDNTSQEISFDYEGIYNAYNCCAALSTSLEIGIPLDKVAQSIEEFEYHLGRMENFQFPDKIVKIALVKNPIGLSETISSISLDDRPKSMLFVLNDNPADGRDVSWIWDAEVEKTLNIKHIKQIFCSGRRAEDMALRLKYAGIPVDMIEVDDNMDQAIGKVLKEEVEIVYILPTYTAVFQARELVLARLEGTGKKMSHFREYLKNLKFPGR, from the coding sequence ATGCCTGGGAAGGTAGCCATGACCATCCATCCTCATATTTTGAAAATAATCAATGAACGCTGCCATAAAAAGATCCTCATAACTGGTACCAATGGTAAAACCACCACCAATAACCTGCTTAATTTCATCTTCAGAAGAGAATTTAGGTCTGTTCTTTCCAATTTAAGGGGGGCTAACATGCCCCAGGGACTGGTAAGTGCCTTTCTACACCACCGTAAAAAGGAATACGATTGGGGTATCTTCGAAGTAGATGAAGGATCATTTGAGAGAGTCACTGAATATGTCAAACCAGACTATGTTCTGGTTACCAATTTCTTCCGGGACCAGCTGGACCGTTACGGTGAAATAGAAAAAGCATTCCAGGACATTCTAGAGGCTCTTGAACCATTGGAAACAACTTTAATTCTCAATGCTGATGATCCTCTGGTTTCTAACTTCCGAAAACTGAATAAAAAAAATATTTATTATGGAGTTAACCGAAACCAGTACAGCACCAGTCAGCAGGGAATTGTAGAGTCCAGATTTTGCCCTGCATGTAGCAGCTACCTTGAATACAGTTATTACAATTACGGGCAACTGGGAGGATATAAATGCCCGGATTGTGGTTTTGAAAACCCTCCCTATGACTACAACATTGCTGAAATAAATTATAAGGACCACCAGTATCATTTCCAGTTTAAAAAGAGGGGAGATAACACCTCTCAGGAAATTAGTTTCGACTATGAAGGAATATACAACGCTTATAACTGCTGTGCTGCATTATCAACTTCTCTGGAAATAGGAATACCCCTGGATAAAGTGGCACAGTCCATTGAAGAATTTGAATATCACTTGGGTCGGATGGAAAATTTCCAATTCCCAGATAAAATAGTTAAAATTGCCTTGGTAAAAAATCCTATTGGACTCAGTGAAACTATAAGCAGCATATCTCTGGATGATCGACCGAAATCCATGTTATTCGTGCTTAACGATAACCCAGCTGATGGTAGGGATGTGTCCTGGATCTGGGATGCTGAAGTTGAAAAAACATTAAATATTAAACATATTAAGCAAATCTTCTGTTCCGGCAGACGGGCAGAAGATATGGCTCTGAGACTTAAATATGCCGGAATCCCAGTAGATATGATTGAAGTAGATGACAATATGGATCAGGCCATTGGAAAAGTTTTGAAAGAGGAAGTTGAAATTGTCTACATCTTACCCACCTATACCGCTGTGTTTCAGGCTCGTGAACTGGTACTGGCACGTCTTGAGGGTACTGGTAAGAAAATGTCACATTTTCGTGAATATTTGAAGAACCTGAAATTTCCCGGGCGATAA
- a CDS encoding glutamine amidotransferase — MELKIYHMYPDLLNLYGDLGNVTCLRQRCLWRGIKVKVVGFSMNQEAPLRDGDLFFIGGGSDRGQNIVYSHLLKYRKEMEYLIEDGAPVLAICGGYQLLGEKYIDADGNDVPGLGIFDYHTKSEEGRLIGNIIIKNSLGIAPETILGFENHGGRTYHDHEPLGTVIVGHGNNGKDQQEGMVYQNCIGTYLHGPLLPKNPHLADHLILKALERKYGVKKLSSLSDQEEYSAHNKVLQLYLP; from the coding sequence ATGGAACTGAAAATTTATCATATGTATCCTGATCTTTTAAACCTCTATGGAGATCTGGGTAATGTCACCTGTCTCCGTCAAAGATGCCTTTGGCGAGGTATAAAAGTTAAAGTTGTGGGATTCAGCATGAACCAGGAAGCACCCCTAAGGGATGGTGACCTTTTCTTCATTGGAGGAGGTTCTGATCGGGGTCAGAATATTGTTTATTCGCACCTTTTAAAATACCGGAAGGAAATGGAATATCTGATTGAAGATGGTGCTCCTGTTCTGGCTATCTGTGGAGGTTATCAGCTTCTGGGTGAGAAATATATTGATGCAGATGGAAACGATGTTCCTGGTCTGGGAATATTCGATTACCATACGAAAAGTGAGGAAGGAAGACTTATTGGTAATATAATCATCAAAAACAGCCTAGGAATTGCACCTGAGACTATCCTTGGTTTTGAAAATCATGGTGGCCGCACCTACCATGACCATGAACCCCTTGGTACGGTGATAGTTGGCCATGGGAACAATGGCAAAGACCAGCAAGAAGGTATGGTCTATCAAAATTGTATAGGCACCTATCTACACGGCCCTCTACTTCCAAAAAACCCTCACCTGGCTGATCACCTTATCCTGAAAGCTCTGGAGAGAAAATATGGAGTGAAAAAGTTATCCTCCCTTTCTGATCAGGAAGAATATTCAGCCCACAATAAAGTATTGCAACTTTATTTACCCTGA
- the pyrG gene encoding CTP synthase (glutamine hydrolyzing) gives MVHLSKYIVVTGGVVSSIGKGITAASIGRILRSYGVDVTAIKIDPYLNWDSGTLNPYQHGEVFVTEDGMETDLDLGHYERFLDVNLSGESNITTGKVYSSVIEHERKGDYLGSCVQIIPHITNKIKDMVRKIANESQADVVLVEVGGTVGDIESQPFLEALRQLRNEEGHDNVMFVHVTYVPYLRAAGEFKTKPTQHSTKELRSTGIIPDMIICRSELPIDQPLKNKIAHFCDVEREAVINTPDVGSIYEVPLIINEENVGEYIINRIKIDAKQQDLTEWEHVVESMKQDAYHVSVGIIGKYVELEDAYMSIRESLKHAAAHLGIKVDIEWIQAEETIDEDKVSHLDSLLIPGGFGERGISGKLDAVRYSLENKVPLFGICLGMQCMVIEFARLEGFKGAHSTEFDPNTPYPVIDLMEEQKKIKNMGGTMRLGSYPCKIKEKTMASEAYGEEEVSERHRHRYELNNEYRDALMEKGLIISGTSPDDFLVEMVELKDHPWFLGCQFHPEFKSRPNKAHPIFVSFLEAALRNHKQKQGN, from the coding sequence ATGGTTCATCTGTCTAAATATATAGTGGTAACTGGTGGTGTGGTAAGTTCAATTGGAAAAGGCATAACCGCAGCTTCGATTGGTAGAATTTTAAGGTCATATGGTGTGGATGTCACAGCTATTAAAATTGATCCCTATCTTAACTGGGACTCTGGAACCCTCAACCCCTACCAGCATGGAGAAGTCTTCGTTACCGAAGATGGTATGGAAACAGACCTTGATTTAGGCCACTATGAACGTTTTCTAGATGTTAACCTCTCCGGAGAATCCAACATAACCACAGGTAAAGTTTACTCTTCGGTCATTGAACATGAACGTAAGGGAGATTATCTGGGTTCCTGTGTGCAGATCATTCCCCATATAACCAATAAAATAAAGGACATGGTAAGAAAAATTGCCAATGAGAGCCAGGCCGATGTGGTGCTGGTTGAAGTGGGAGGTACAGTGGGGGATATTGAAAGTCAACCCTTCTTAGAGGCTTTAAGGCAACTGAGGAATGAGGAAGGTCATGATAATGTGATGTTCGTACATGTGACCTATGTTCCCTATCTTCGGGCAGCAGGTGAGTTTAAAACTAAACCCACCCAGCACAGTACCAAGGAACTCCGCAGCACAGGTATTATTCCAGATATGATTATATGCCGTTCGGAGTTACCTATTGATCAACCTCTAAAAAATAAGATTGCTCACTTTTGCGACGTGGAAAGGGAGGCAGTGATTAACACCCCTGATGTGGGGTCTATCTATGAAGTTCCACTGATTATAAATGAGGAAAATGTGGGAGAGTACATCATTAACCGTATTAAAATAGATGCTAAGCAGCAGGACTTGACAGAATGGGAACATGTAGTTGAATCCATGAAACAGGATGCCTACCATGTAAGTGTGGGGATTATTGGTAAGTACGTGGAACTGGAAGATGCCTATATGAGTATCAGGGAATCTTTAAAACACGCCGCAGCCCATCTGGGGATAAAAGTGGACATAGAATGGATACAGGCAGAAGAAACCATTGATGAAGATAAAGTGAGTCATCTGGACTCTCTTTTAATACCTGGAGGTTTTGGGGAGAGGGGAATTTCAGGAAAACTTGATGCTGTGCGTTACTCCCTGGAGAACAAGGTGCCTCTATTTGGAATCTGCCTGGGAATGCAGTGCATGGTTATAGAATTCGCCCGTCTTGAAGGTTTTAAAGGAGCTCACAGTACAGAATTTGACCCAAACACACCCTACCCAGTTATAGATCTTATGGAAGAACAGAAAAAGATTAAAAATATGGGCGGTACCATGAGATTGGGTTCATACCCCTGCAAAATTAAAGAAAAAACCATGGCAAGTGAAGCTTATGGAGAAGAGGAAGTGAGCGAACGTCACCGTCACCGATACGAACTAAACAATGAATACCGTGATGCTCTTATGGAAAAAGGACTGATTATCTCCGGCACTTCCCCTGATGATTTTCTAGTGGAAATGGTAGAGTTAAAAGACCATCCCTGGTTTTTGGGTTGCCAGTTCCACCCTGAATTTAAATCACGACCCAATAAAGCCCATCCCATCTTTGTATCATTTCTAGAGGCAGCTCTTAGGAATCATAAGCAAAAGCAAGGGAATTAA
- a CDS encoding prepilin peptidase, whose amino-acid sequence MIIYIPFITTIIAVMACLYASYTDLTRGIIPNKLTFPLIGLGLILNGIYAFMIGDIWFIVICAVVTGVIFALGYLFWKMGAWAGGDVKLFTALAALLPFYPALISYQILGVSFPLEGGYPFPLTLIINSILSILPFLLIYVFYIVIKTKPHLMGELIEPVKDYQKNIILTLVITSAVTITFFITQESHFQSIMQQTQIQIIIISLILIYILSMLISKLPNQVKAVFVSLFTVAALFYNFQVTISSIIILFITIMLIEVVRKLLTSVSKQALQDDYSLEKLQEGMIPAYNIYQRDGEIYVDDKSLTGKIMEAFHKRDLGVLTTPPGKLLVGNLAAGLTGDDIELLKKLNNENKIPSEFRIKKGVPFAPSILIGLLISIFIGDLAYILQTVLVAILY is encoded by the coding sequence ATGATTATTTACATCCCCTTCATCACCACGATAATTGCTGTTATGGCCTGTTTATATGCTAGTTACACGGATCTTACCAGGGGGATTATTCCCAATAAACTCACTTTTCCCCTCATTGGCCTGGGTTTGATCCTTAATGGAATTTATGCTTTCATGATAGGGGATATATGGTTTATAGTGATTTGTGCAGTGGTTACGGGAGTTATTTTTGCACTTGGTTATCTTTTCTGGAAGATGGGGGCATGGGCTGGGGGTGATGTAAAGCTTTTCACTGCACTGGCCGCGCTTCTTCCATTTTACCCTGCATTAATATCCTATCAAATATTAGGAGTGTCATTTCCCCTGGAAGGAGGTTATCCTTTCCCCTTAACACTGATAATTAACAGTATTCTATCTATTCTCCCTTTCCTGCTTATTTACGTGTTTTATATTGTAATTAAAACCAAACCCCATCTTATGGGTGAACTGATAGAACCAGTAAAAGATTATCAAAAAAACATAATTCTAACTTTGGTGATTACTTCTGCTGTGACCATAACGTTTTTCATAACTCAGGAATCACATTTCCAGTCCATAATGCAGCAGACACAGATTCAGATAATCATAATTTCTTTAATATTAATCTACATACTTTCCATGCTAATTTCTAAACTACCAAATCAGGTTAAGGCCGTTTTTGTTTCACTGTTTACTGTAGCTGCTCTTTTTTATAACTTCCAGGTTACCATAAGCAGTATCATTATTTTATTCATCACCATAATGCTAATTGAAGTTGTGAGAAAATTGTTAACCTCAGTGAGTAAACAAGCCCTTCAGGATGACTATTCCCTGGAAAAACTCCAGGAGGGTATGATCCCTGCATATAATATTTACCAACGAGATGGTGAAATCTATGTGGATGATAAGAGTTTAACTGGGAAAATTATGGAGGCATTTCATAAAAGAGACCTTGGAGTGCTTACCACACCTCCAGGGAAACTTTTGGTGGGTAATCTGGCTGCAGGGTTGACTGGTGATGATATTGAACTTTTAAAAAAATTGAATAATGAGAATAAAATACCATCAGAGTTTAGAATTAAAAAGGGAGTGCCTTTTGCCCCATCTATCCTTATTGGGCTTTTAATATCCATTTTTATTGGAGATCTGGCATACATCTTACAGACAGTGCTGGTTGCCATCCTCTACTAA
- a CDS encoding class III signal peptide-containing protein → MENKGQASAEYLLLLVVILIILAAVTMPLVGNSISNTMAVSTTSDATNAIKTISDAVNLVYANGPGAKRTVNVYIPQRTTVSNNATAYPDVTLSGNFIGMNLTNIAGGPYNSPHIMNIATTDGRSDIFVYANTNYPVNVINGANLASGWYKVTVYWPVGNRTIAVNFSAT, encoded by the coding sequence ATGGAAAACAAAGGACAGGCATCTGCAGAATATTTACTTCTACTAGTGGTTATTTTAATTATTCTGGCTGCGGTTACTATGCCCCTTGTTGGTAATTCAATAAGCAACACCATGGCAGTTTCCACAACATCTGACGCAACGAATGCTATTAAAACAATATCTGATGCTGTTAACCTTGTTTATGCAAATGGACCTGGAGCTAAAAGAACTGTGAATGTTTATATTCCCCAGAGAACCACTGTATCAAACAATGCCACTGCCTATCCAGATGTAACACTTAGTGGTAATTTCATTGGAATGAACTTAACAAATATTGCAGGCGGCCCGTACAATTCTCCCCATATCATGAATATCGCTACTACAGATGGTAGATCTGATATTTTTGTGTATGCTAATACGAATTATCCCGTGAATGTAATTAATGGCGCTAATCTTGCCAGTGGTTGGTATAAAGTCACGGTTTATTGGCCTGTAGGAAATAGAACCATAGCTGTTAATTTTTCAGCAACATAA